The Mycolicibacterium doricum genome includes a region encoding these proteins:
- a CDS encoding AI-2E family transporter, with the protein MSDGVFLEDRSVSPLVRKAAAWSWRLLIIFGALVTALWVVRQLEIIVVPVALATMLAAMLMPAVDFLDRRGAPRSGAVALVLLSGIAVVGGILTFVVSQFIEGMPALGEQVTRSIDELRRWLVAGPLNLSREQIDNAGNAAIEAVQSNQERLTSGALSTAGTITEILTGALLVLFTLIFLLHGGRNIFGFVTKIFPPDVRDRVRGAGRAGFHSLIGYVRATFLVALVDAVGIGTGLAIMGVPLALPLASLVFLGAFVPLVGAVVTGFLAVIVALLTKGVVYALITLALILAVQQLEGHVLQPLVMGRAVSIHPLAVVLAIAGGAVLAGVVGALLAVPAVAFLNSAVRVLLARDQEAEVESLEADGGPRIQAEPDDVEAKAD; encoded by the coding sequence ATGTCAGACGGTGTGTTCCTGGAGGACCGGTCGGTTTCGCCGCTCGTCCGCAAGGCGGCCGCCTGGTCGTGGCGCCTGCTGATCATCTTCGGCGCGCTCGTCACGGCGCTGTGGGTGGTGAGGCAGCTGGAGATCATCGTCGTGCCGGTGGCACTGGCCACCATGCTCGCGGCGATGCTGATGCCGGCCGTCGACTTCCTCGACCGCCGCGGCGCGCCACGCAGCGGCGCGGTGGCGTTGGTACTGCTCAGCGGTATCGCGGTGGTCGGCGGCATCCTCACCTTCGTCGTCAGTCAGTTCATCGAAGGTATGCCCGCGCTGGGCGAACAGGTCACCCGCAGCATCGACGAGCTGCGGCGCTGGCTCGTCGCGGGTCCGCTCAACCTGAGCCGGGAGCAGATCGACAACGCCGGCAACGCGGCGATCGAGGCGGTGCAGAGCAACCAGGAGCGGCTGACCAGCGGCGCACTGTCCACGGCGGGCACCATCACCGAGATCCTCACCGGTGCGCTGCTGGTCCTGTTCACGCTGATCTTCCTGCTGCACGGCGGCCGCAACATCTTCGGATTCGTCACGAAGATCTTCCCTCCGGACGTGCGCGACCGGGTCCGCGGGGCGGGCCGCGCCGGGTTCCACTCGTTGATCGGATACGTGCGCGCCACGTTCCTCGTCGCACTCGTCGACGCGGTGGGCATCGGTACGGGTTTGGCGATCATGGGTGTGCCGCTGGCCTTGCCGTTGGCGTCGCTGGTGTTCCTCGGTGCATTCGTCCCGCTGGTCGGCGCCGTGGTCACCGGCTTCCTCGCGGTCATCGTCGCGCTGCTGACCAAGGGCGTGGTGTACGCACTGATCACCCTCGCCCTGATTCTGGCGGTCCAGCAACTCGAGGGACACGTGCTGCAGCCGCTGGTGATGGGCCGCGCGGTGTCCATCCATCCGCTGGCCGTGGTGCTGGCCATCGCGGGCGGTGCCGTGCTCGCCGGTGTCGTCGGCGCGCTGCTCGCGGTGCCCGCGGTGGCGTTCCTCAACAGCGCCGTCCGGGTGCTGCTGGCCCGCGACCAGGAGGCCGAGGTGGAAAGCCTGGAGGCCGACGGCGGGCCGCGGATCCAAGCGGAGCCAGACGACGTCGAGGCGAAGGCCGACTGA